From one Spiroplasma endosymbiont of Panorpa germanica genomic stretch:
- the dnaN gene encoding DNA polymerase III subunit beta yields MNFKINKSVLLDELIKVSKIIDYKTLNPVLLGTLIEVGVDEISFITSDGSISIKSVVNKKDSGLDITQAGSILIKGKYLIEILKRSDDKFVEIILVENNIIKINGVNAEFQLNILNKEDYPLLGFREKGNEFTIKGSVLKKAMMQTMISIDEFNKKISLTGLNFNFKKNELFISGTDSYRLSQKKILFEKEVENLDINIPIKTISEFIKIINDKDNVRFIQSDGYVTFIFGNTIFQSTILEGQFPDINAAFPKDFNSIITLGNKEFSKVISRADIPNEESPSTVVNFKLQGDTIWVRSNIHQIGNFEEKFKEFDLKGLDEQNISFNSKYFMDAVKTFDTKVLELKIIDNKKPIVITSPEEPDLVQLVLPMFIN; encoded by the coding sequence ATGAATTTTAAAATAAATAAAAGTGTCTTGTTAGATGAATTAATTAAAGTTTCAAAAATTATTGATTACAAGACTCTAAATCCGGTTCTACTTGGAACTTTAATAGAAGTTGGTGTTGATGAAATTAGCTTTATCACAAGTGATGGGTCTATTTCAATAAAATCAGTTGTTAACAAAAAAGACTCAGGGTTAGATATAACTCAAGCTGGTTCAATTCTGATTAAAGGTAAATATTTAATTGAGATATTGAAAAGATCTGATGACAAGTTCGTAGAGATAATTTTAGTCGAAAATAATATCATAAAGATAAATGGAGTTAATGCTGAATTCCAATTAAATATCTTAAATAAAGAGGATTATCCATTATTAGGATTTAGAGAAAAAGGAAATGAATTTACTATCAAAGGAAGCGTCTTGAAAAAAGCTATGATGCAAACTATGATTTCAATTGATGAGTTTAACAAAAAGATTTCATTAACAGGATTAAATTTTAACTTCAAAAAAAATGAGTTATTTATTTCAGGTACAGATTCGTATCGTTTATCTCAGAAAAAAATTTTATTTGAAAAAGAAGTTGAAAATCTAGATATTAATATTCCAATCAAAACTATTAGTGAATTTATTAAAATCATCAATGATAAAGATAATGTTAGATTTATTCAATCTGATGGTTATGTTACTTTTATTTTTGGTAATACTATTTTCCAATCAACAATTCTTGAAGGTCAATTTCCAGATATCAATGCTGCTTTCCCAAAAGACTTTAATTCAATCATAACTTTAGGAAACAAAGAATTTAGTAAAGTAATAAGTCGTGCAGATATTCCAAATGAAGAAAGTCCTTCAACAGTTGTTAATTTTAAACTTCAAGGGGATACAATTTGAGTTCGCTCAAATATTCACCAAATCGGGAATTTTGAAGAGAAATTTAAAGAATTTGATTTAAAAGGCTTAGATGAACAAAATATTAGTTTTAACTCGAAGTACTTCATGGATGCTGTTAAAACTTTTGATACTAAAGTATTGGAATTAAAAATTATTGATAATAAAAAACCGATTGTAATTACTTCTCCAGAAGAACCAGATTTAGTTCAATTAGTTTTACCAATGTTTATTAATTAA
- the gyrB gene encoding DNA topoisomerase (ATP-hydrolyzing) subunit B: protein MEQKYSSSSIQVLKGLEAVRKRPGMYIGATNEVGLHHLIWEIIDNSIDETLAGFANTITVVITDNNEIIVKDNGRGIPIDIHPDTKKSALETVFTVLHAGGKFSSDTYKISGGLHGVGASVVNALSLYVEVMVLRDNKIHRQVFSDGGTKISTMEVIGQTDVQGTLVKFKPDPEIFKQTIDFDFKTIQNKLKQMAFLNRGVTINLYDQRSDKEISYNFENGIEDYVTEINSGKNKINDTVFSVNETFNDIVIEFAMQYNDTYSENLYSFCNNIFTSEGGTHEEGLRQAMVKVINNYLNESTKNLKKTKFTWDDIKEGIVCVLSIKHMDPQFEGQTKSKLSNQDAKEAVNQIISEKLKDFLLKNPEDSKKIIEKNMLSQKARIAAMRAREDTRRKSALDNFSLPGKLADCESKDADLCELYLVEGDSAGGSAKTGRNRKYQAILPLRGKVLNVEKVKEGRAFENTEIQSIVTAIGTGIKDNLDLEKIRYKKIIIMTDADVDGAHIRTLLLTFFYRYMNKIVKNGNIYVAQPPLYKIEAGKKSAYAYNDQELEVLKAEQFKDTKYTIQRYKGLGEMDPIQLWETTMDPERRTILQIKATDSFLDNEVFSSLMGENIESRRKFITDNAQFVENLDF from the coding sequence GTGGAACAAAAATATAGTTCATCTTCGATTCAAGTGCTAAAAGGACTTGAAGCTGTTCGAAAAAGACCAGGAATGTATATTGGAGCAACAAATGAAGTTGGATTACATCACCTAATTTGAGAAATCATTGATAACTCAATAGATGAAACTCTTGCAGGATTTGCAAATACAATAACAGTTGTAATAACTGATAATAATGAAATTATCGTAAAAGATAACGGGCGAGGAATACCAATAGATATTCACCCAGACACAAAAAAAAGCGCTCTAGAAACTGTCTTCACTGTTTTACATGCCGGAGGTAAATTTAGCTCGGATACTTATAAAATATCAGGAGGACTTCATGGGGTTGGTGCGTCTGTTGTTAATGCCTTGAGTTTATACGTTGAGGTTATGGTCTTAAGAGATAATAAAATTCACCGTCAAGTTTTTAGTGATGGGGGAACTAAGATTTCAACAATGGAGGTAATTGGACAAACTGATGTTCAAGGTACTTTAGTTAAATTTAAACCAGATCCAGAAATATTTAAACAAACTATTGATTTTGATTTTAAAACTATTCAAAATAAGTTAAAACAAATGGCTTTCTTAAATCGTGGAGTAACAATTAATTTATACGATCAAAGATCGGATAAAGAAATTTCTTACAATTTTGAAAACGGAATTGAAGACTATGTAACAGAAATTAATAGTGGTAAAAATAAAATTAATGATACTGTTTTTTCGGTTAATGAGACTTTTAATGATATTGTTATTGAATTTGCAATGCAATACAACGATACTTATTCTGAAAACCTATATTCATTCTGTAATAATATTTTTACAAGTGAAGGGGGAACTCATGAGGAGGGACTTCGTCAAGCAATGGTTAAAGTTATCAATAATTACTTAAATGAGAGTACAAAGAATTTAAAAAAAACTAAATTCACCTGAGATGACATCAAAGAAGGAATCGTTTGTGTTCTTTCAATAAAGCATATGGATCCTCAATTTGAAGGTCAAACTAAATCTAAACTTTCAAACCAAGATGCCAAAGAAGCTGTGAACCAAATAATTAGTGAAAAGTTAAAGGACTTCTTACTTAAAAATCCTGAAGATAGTAAAAAAATTATTGAGAAAAATATGCTTTCTCAAAAAGCTAGAATTGCTGCTATGCGTGCTCGTGAAGACACAAGAAGAAAATCAGCATTAGATAATTTTTCTCTTCCAGGTAAATTGGCTGACTGCGAATCTAAGGATGCTGACTTGTGTGAACTTTATTTAGTCGAAGGGGATTCTGCGGGTGGTAGTGCCAAAACTGGTCGAAACCGAAAATATCAAGCAATCCTTCCTTTAAGAGGTAAAGTTTTAAACGTTGAAAAAGTAAAAGAAGGAAGAGCATTTGAAAATACTGAAATTCAATCAATTGTTACAGCAATCGGAACTGGAATCAAAGATAATCTTGATCTTGAGAAAATTAGATATAAAAAAATTATCATAATGACAGATGCTGACGTTGATGGCGCTCACATTAGAACTTTGCTTTTAACATTTTTTTATCGTTATATGAATAAAATTGTTAAAAATGGAAATATCTATGTGGCCCAACCACCTCTTTATAAAATTGAAGCTGGTAAAAAAAGCGCCTATGCTTACAACGACCAAGAATTGGAAGTTTTAAAAGCAGAACAATTTAAAGACACTAAATATACAATTCAAAGATACAAAGGGTTAGGTGAAATGGACCCGATTCAACTTTGAGAAACAACAATGGATCCTGAAAGAAGAACAATACTGCAAATTAAAGCAACTGACTCATTTTTAGATAATGAAGTCTTTTCAAGTCTAATGGGTGAAAATATTGAAAGTCGTAGAAAATTTATTACTGACAATGCTCAGTTTGTGGAAAATTTAGATTTTTAG
- the gyrA gene encoding DNA gyrase subunit A, giving the protein MSEKNLDGKVIGMDIKTEMQKDFLEYAMSVIVSRALPDLKDGLKPVHRRIIYAMNDLGITHDKPHKKSARIVGEVIGKYHPHGDSSVYEAMVRMAQDFSYRYPLVDGHGNFGSIDGDGAAAMRYTEARLSKVSSLVIKDIEMDTIPFIDNYDASEIEPAYLPGYLPNLLANGATGIAVGMATNIPPHNLRELIGAVIAYINDNEITIDGLLEYIKGPDFPTGALMTNGKSMVDGYKTGRGSLTIRSKITIDEDNKNKRLIITEIPYQTNKARVIERIAELAKNKIIQGISDLRDESNYEGIRVVIELKRDANAEMVINKLYKMTNLQINFSINMVALNNGVPLLMDLKKIISNYVKYQIQIILRRTIFEKNKLQKKLHILTALGIALDNIDKIIEIIRNSKTNEIAKEKMTQAFGFDEEQNKAILEMRLQRLVGLEREKINNEIIEIKNRISVLEKIIASKEEQNLVLVNQLNEIAQKYGDDRRTEIIDEISTEIDNEELIVDTQMIITLSQEGYIRRIEPNDFKIQKRGGRGIIVNDRESDPITVATMGKTKDNLMFFTDTGKVYKIKAYNVAQFSRTARGLPIINYINITTDEKVTSILAFRDKKKKHNFLTFVTKNGIVKKTPIEEFDLINQSGKIAIKLKEGDELISVIPSNGENDLIIGTHRGKVTRISEENVNTLSRNSLGVKGISLDKDDYVIGSCSNFGSDLISTISEKGSAKKTKVEEYKILGRNSKGVKAMNLGEKTGGLRSIISIRESDTIVMISSKGNMIKIPVTELPLLSRNTQGVKGFRLNENEIITAVTLEWNKNN; this is encoded by the coding sequence ATGAGTGAAAAAAACCTTGACGGTAAAGTTATTGGGATGGACATAAAAACGGAAATGCAAAAGGACTTTCTAGAATACGCAATGAGCGTTATAGTTAGTCGTGCACTTCCAGATTTAAAAGATGGTCTAAAACCAGTTCATAGAAGAATTATTTATGCGATGAATGACTTGGGAATTACTCACGACAAACCGCATAAAAAATCTGCAAGAATTGTCGGGGAAGTTATTGGTAAGTATCACCCCCATGGAGATAGTTCAGTTTATGAAGCAATGGTTAGAATGGCACAAGATTTCTCATATCGTTACCCACTAGTAGATGGTCATGGTAACTTTGGTTCAATTGATGGTGATGGAGCGGCTGCGATGCGTTATACTGAAGCGCGTCTTTCAAAAGTATCTAGTCTTGTAATTAAAGATATTGAAATGGATACAATTCCATTTATTGACAACTATGATGCTAGTGAAATTGAACCAGCATACCTACCAGGTTATTTACCAAATCTCTTGGCAAACGGTGCTACTGGAATCGCTGTTGGGATGGCAACAAATATCCCACCACATAATTTAAGAGAATTAATTGGTGCAGTTATTGCTTATATTAATGATAATGAAATTACAATCGATGGATTACTAGAATATATTAAAGGACCTGATTTTCCAACAGGGGCTTTAATGACAAATGGTAAGTCGATGGTTGATGGATATAAAACTGGTCGTGGGAGTTTAACTATACGATCTAAAATTACCATCGATGAAGATAACAAAAATAAAAGATTAATAATTACAGAAATTCCTTATCAGACTAATAAAGCTAGAGTAATTGAAAGAATTGCAGAATTAGCTAAAAATAAAATTATTCAAGGAATCTCAGACTTAAGAGATGAATCTAACTACGAAGGAATTCGTGTTGTTATTGAATTAAAAAGAGATGCTAATGCTGAAATGGTTATTAATAAACTTTATAAAATGACAAATCTTCAAATTAACTTCTCAATTAACATGGTAGCCTTAAATAATGGTGTTCCATTGTTAATGGATTTGAAAAAAATAATTAGTAATTATGTAAAATATCAGATTCAAATAATTTTAAGAAGAACAATATTTGAAAAAAACAAACTTCAAAAGAAACTTCATATTTTAACAGCTCTGGGAATTGCCTTAGATAATATTGATAAGATTATTGAAATAATACGAAACTCTAAGACTAACGAAATTGCTAAAGAAAAGATGACTCAAGCATTTGGCTTTGACGAAGAACAAAATAAAGCAATTTTAGAAATGCGTCTTCAAAGACTAGTTGGACTAGAACGAGAGAAAATTAATAATGAAATTATTGAAATTAAAAATCGCATTAGTGTTCTAGAAAAAATCATTGCAAGTAAAGAGGAACAAAATTTAGTTCTGGTAAACCAGTTAAATGAAATTGCTCAAAAATATGGAGATGATCGTCGTACTGAAATTATTGATGAAATTTCAACTGAAATTGATAACGAAGAATTAATTGTTGATACACAGATGATCATTACTTTATCACAAGAAGGTTACATTCGTCGAATCGAACCAAATGATTTTAAAATTCAAAAACGTGGTGGTCGAGGAATTATCGTTAACGATCGTGAAAGTGATCCTATCACTGTTGCGACAATGGGAAAAACAAAAGACAACTTGATGTTCTTTACTGATACTGGTAAAGTCTACAAAATCAAAGCTTATAATGTCGCACAGTTCTCAAGAACTGCAAGAGGATTACCAATTATAAATTATATAAATATAACAACTGATGAAAAGGTTACCTCAATTCTAGCTTTTAGAGATAAGAAGAAAAAACACAACTTCTTAACCTTTGTGACTAAAAACGGAATCGTTAAAAAAACCCCAATCGAAGAATTTGACTTAATTAACCAGTCAGGTAAAATTGCAATCAAATTAAAAGAAGGCGATGAGTTAATTTCTGTAATTCCTTCTAATGGAGAAAATGATTTAATCATTGGAACCCACAGAGGGAAGGTAACCAGAATTAGTGAAGAAAACGTAAATACACTTTCACGTAATTCGCTTGGGGTTAAAGGAATCAGTTTAGACAAAGATGATTATGTCATTGGATCTTGTTCTAATTTTGGAAGTGATTTAATTTCAACTATTTCAGAAAAAGGAAGCGCCAAGAAAACCAAGGTTGAGGAATATAAAATTTTAGGGAGAAATTCTAAAGGTGTTAAAGCCATGAACTTGGGTGAAAAAACCGGGGGTCTGAGATCTATTATTTCAATAAGAGAATCTGACACTATTGTCATGATTTCTTCGAAAGGTAATATGATTAAAATTCCAGTAACAGAATTACCATTACTATCTAGAAACACTCAAGGAGTTAAAGGCTTTAGATTAAACGAAAATGAAATTATTACTGCTGTAACACTTGAATGAAATAAAAATAATTAG
- the serS gene encoding serine--tRNA ligase, with protein sequence MLDINKIEAETEYYIKQLNKRNADFSKPLKEVVKKNVLRKELLKKVEEHKAEKNRLSKIIPSLMKDNKLKEVENCKSEVSKINIQIDKLDKEISELENQINTSMLNIPNIPHDKIFDGKDEEENIEVKKNNLMPIKKHDVSHWDIATKFNIADFDLGPKISGSRFVVYKNTGAKMVRAITDVLLSHHSKNGYQEFYLPLLVNEINMIGTGQLPKFAEDAYKVGDQYLIPTAEVPLTNIHRDEIINADLLPLKYTAYTQCFRQEAGSAGRDTKGLIRLHQFNKVELVKIVHPNESMNELEKLLKDAEDILNLFKLPYRVVELCSGDIGFSATKTYDLEVWFPSQNKYREISSCSNCSDFQARRMKTRFKGEKGNEFVHTLNGSGLAIDRLIAAILENYFEDDKLRIPDVLKPYFENKEYF encoded by the coding sequence ATGTTAGATATAAATAAAATCGAAGCGGAAACCGAATATTACATCAAACAACTTAATAAAAGAAATGCCGATTTTTCAAAACCATTAAAAGAAGTTGTTAAAAAAAATGTCCTAAGAAAAGAGTTGTTAAAAAAAGTTGAAGAACACAAAGCTGAAAAAAATCGACTTTCAAAAATTATCCCATCTTTGATGAAGGACAATAAATTAAAAGAAGTTGAAAATTGTAAGAGTGAAGTTTCAAAAATTAATATTCAAATTGACAAGCTTGATAAAGAAATTAGTGAACTGGAAAATCAAATTAATACTTCAATGCTAAACATTCCAAACATTCCACATGACAAAATCTTTGATGGAAAAGATGAAGAGGAAAATATTGAAGTTAAAAAGAACAACTTAATGCCAATCAAAAAACACGATGTTTCACATTGAGATATTGCAACTAAGTTTAATATTGCAGATTTTGATTTAGGACCAAAAATATCTGGTTCACGTTTCGTTGTTTACAAAAATACTGGAGCCAAAATGGTTCGTGCAATTACTGATGTTTTGTTATCACATCATTCAAAAAATGGTTACCAAGAATTCTACTTACCATTACTGGTTAATGAAATAAACATGATTGGAACAGGTCAATTACCAAAATTTGCAGAGGATGCTTATAAAGTTGGAGATCAATATTTAATCCCAACAGCAGAAGTACCGCTAACAAATATTCACAGAGACGAAATAATTAATGCCGATCTACTACCATTAAAATACACAGCCTACACTCAATGTTTTAGACAAGAAGCTGGAAGTGCGGGAAGAGATACAAAAGGATTGATTAGACTTCACCAATTCAACAAGGTAGAGTTAGTTAAAATAGTTCATCCTAATGAGTCGATGAATGAGCTTGAGAAACTTTTAAAAGACGCCGAAGATATCTTAAATCTATTCAAACTACCTTACAGAGTTGTTGAACTATGTAGTGGTGATATTGGGTTCAGTGCTACTAAGACATATGACTTAGAAGTTTGATTCCCAAGTCAAAACAAATATCGTGAAATTTCCTCTTGTTCAAATTGCTCAGACTTTCAAGCAAGAAGAATGAAAACTAGATTTAAGGGTGAAAAAGGAAATGAATTTGTTCATACTTTAAACGGATCAGGTTTAGCAATTGACAGACTAATTGCAGCCATCCTTGAGAATTATTTTGAAGATGACAAGTTAAGAATACCCGATGTTTTAAAACCTTACTTTGAAAATAAAGAATACTTTTAA
- a CDS encoding nucleoside deaminase, whose protein sequence is MNNELFEILKELTEKSLESDDIPVAAIIIDKESKVISSGYNTRIKDNSLVGHAEINAVLSAIKKIENFHLDDYKIITTLEPCLMCIGAIEQSYIKEIQYIIDSHKFGSITSRGVVRSKTKLKISKINDKEIANFFKKQLQVFFKKLRKRGNKADVWN, encoded by the coding sequence ATGAATAATGAGTTATTTGAAATCTTAAAAGAGTTGACCGAAAAGTCACTTGAATCAGATGATATTCCTGTAGCAGCTATAATCATTGACAAAGAAAGCAAAGTTATTAGCTCAGGTTATAACACCAGAATTAAAGATAATTCATTGGTTGGTCATGCAGAAATCAATGCAGTTTTGTCTGCGATAAAAAAAATTGAAAATTTTCACCTTGATGATTATAAAATAATAACAACTTTAGAACCTTGCTTAATGTGCATCGGGGCGATTGAACAATCTTATATTAAGGAAATTCAATACATTATTGACAGTCACAAATTTGGTTCTATTACCAGCCGTGGAGTTGTTAGATCAAAAACAAAGCTTAAAATATCAAAAATTAATGATAAGGAAATTGCTAACTTCTTCAAAAAACAATTGCAAGTATTCTTTAAGAAATTGAGAAAGAGAGGTAACAAAGCTGATGTCTGAAATTAA